In one window of Nomascus leucogenys isolate Asia chromosome 1a, Asia_NLE_v1, whole genome shotgun sequence DNA:
- the LOC115834666 gene encoding tight junction protein ZO-2-like: MPLEINADLFVYISIATIHLNSANDSWFGSLKDTIQHQQGEAVWVSEGKMEGMDDDPEDRMSYLTAMGADYLSCDSRLISDFEDTDGEGGAYTDNELDEPAEEPLVSSITRSSEPVQHEESIRKPSPEPRAQMRRAASSDQLRDNSPPPAFKPEPPKAKPQNKEESYDFSKSYEYKSNPSAVAGNETPGASTKGYPPPVAAKPTFGWSILKPSTPIPPQEGEEMGESSEEQDNAPKSVLGKVKIFEKMDHKARLQRMQELQEAQNARIEIAQKHPDIYAVPIKTHKPDPGLPQHTSSRPPEPQKAPSRPYQDTRGSYGSDAEEEEYRQQLSEHSKRGYYGQSARYRDTEL; the protein is encoded by the exons ATGCCTCTGGAAATTAATGCAGacctttttgtttatatttctatagCTACAATCCACCTAAATTCAGCCAATGATAGCTGGTTTGGCAGCTTAAAGGACACTATTCAGCATCAGCAAGGAGAAGCGGTTTGGGTCTCTGAAGGAAAG ATGGAAGGGATGGATGATGACCCCGAAGACCGCATGTCCTACTTAACCGCCATGGGCGCGGACTATCTGAGTTGCGACAGCCGCCTCATCAGCGACTTTGAAGACACGGATGGCGAAGGAGGCGCCTACACTGACAATGAGCTGGATGAGCCAGCTGAGGAGCCGCTGGTGTCGTCCATCACCCGCTCCTCGGAGCCGGTGCAGCACGAGGAG AGCATAAGGAAACCCAGCCCAGAGCCACGAGCTCAGATGAGGAGGGCTGCTAGCAGCGATCAACTTAGGGACAATAGCCCGCCCCCAGCATTCAAGCCAGAGCCGCCCAAG GCCAAACCCCAGAACAAAGAAGAATCCTATGACTTCTCCAAATCCTATGAATATAAGTCAAACCCCTCTGCCGTTGCTGGTAATGAAACTCCTGGGGCATCTACCAAAGGTTATCCTCCTCCTGTTGCAGCAAAACCTACCTTTGGGTGGTCTATACTGAAGCCCTCCACTCCCATCCCTCCTCAAGAGGGTGAGGAGATGGGAGAGAGCAGTGAGGAGCAAGATAATGCTCCCAAATCAGTCCTGGGCAAAGTCAAAATATTTGAGAagatggatcacaaggccagATTACAGAGAATGCAGGAGCTCCAGGAAGCACAGAATGCAAGG ATTGAAATTGCCCAGAAGCATCCTGATATCTATGCAGTTCCAATCAAAACGCACAAGCCAGACCCCGGCCTGCCCCAGCACACAAG TTCCAGACCCCCCGAGCCACAGAAAGCTCCTTCCAGACCTTATCAGGATACCAGAGGAAGTTATGGCAGTGACGCCGAGGAGGAGGAGTACCGCCAGCAGCTGTCGGAACACTCCAAGCGCGGTTACTATGGCCAGTCTGCCCGATACCGGGACACGGAATTATAG